A region from the Halobellus litoreus genome encodes:
- the leuB gene encoding 3-isopropylmalate dehydrogenase, giving the protein MSEEIVVIEGDGIGREVVPAAVSVLEAVGDFEFVAAEAGDAVKEATGEALPQETYDTVADADATLFGAAGETAADVILPLRTAVGSFVNVRPARAYPGVEAVRPETDLVFLRENTEGVYAGHEDRLSDDLSTLTRVVTTSASERLAEYACEYVDEQGKKGFQVVHKANVMRETDGRFRDAVVDVADEAGVETEEVLMDAFATRVCLDPTQFDVVVCPNLAGDVLSDLAAGLVGGLGLLPSANVGPDNALFEPVHGTAPDIAGEGVANPSAAILSAAMLLDHLGYGDEAENVRTAVESVLEDGPRTADLGGDAGTEEVTTAVLDRLD; this is encoded by the coding sequence ATGTCTGAGGAGATCGTCGTCATCGAGGGCGACGGCATCGGTCGGGAGGTCGTCCCCGCCGCCGTCTCCGTCCTGGAGGCCGTCGGCGACTTCGAGTTCGTCGCGGCCGAGGCCGGTGACGCCGTGAAGGAGGCGACGGGCGAGGCGCTCCCGCAGGAGACCTACGACACCGTCGCCGACGCCGACGCGACGCTGTTCGGCGCGGCCGGCGAGACGGCTGCGGACGTCATCCTCCCGCTGCGGACCGCCGTGGGATCCTTCGTCAACGTCCGGCCGGCGCGGGCGTATCCCGGCGTCGAGGCGGTGCGACCGGAGACGGACCTCGTCTTCCTGCGCGAGAACACTGAGGGAGTCTACGCGGGCCACGAGGACCGCCTCTCCGACGACCTCTCGACGCTGACGCGGGTCGTCACCACCTCGGCCTCGGAGCGGTTGGCCGAGTACGCCTGCGAGTACGTCGACGAGCAGGGGAAAAAGGGCTTCCAGGTCGTCCACAAGGCGAACGTGATGCGCGAGACGGACGGTCGCTTCCGCGACGCGGTCGTCGACGTCGCCGACGAGGCGGGCGTCGAGACCGAGGAGGTCCTGATGGACGCCTTCGCGACGCGGGTCTGTCTGGACCCCACGCAGTTCGACGTCGTCGTCTGTCCGAACCTCGCGGGCGACGTGCTGTCGGATCTGGCCGCGGGACTGGTCGGCGGCCTGGGACTGCTTCCGTCCGCCAACGTCGGCCCCGATAACGCGCTCTTCGAACCGGTCCACGGCACCGCGCCCGACATCGCGGGCGAGGGCGTCGCCAACCCCTCGGCGGCGATCCTCTCGGCGGCGATGCTGCTCGATCACCTCGGCTACGGCGACGAGGCCGAAAACGTCCGCACGGCGGTCGAATCCGTCCTCGAAGACGGACCGCGGACGGCCGATCTCGGCGGCGACGCCGGGACCGAGGAAGTCACGACCGCGGTCCTCGACCGACTGGACTGA
- the glpR gene encoding HTH-type transcriptional regulator GlpR, translated as MLPAERKRRIVELVTAADGRSVEALAEELGYSKATIRRDLQELEGQGLIERSHGGAVPVTSVGHEQAYGQKEVQNLEAKRAIAERAVEEITDGQVVFFDAGTTTMQVAQNAPKDGSMLAVTNSPRLAVELGKEDNDVKLTGGTLRRRTRSLVGPTAESFLERTNFDLLFLGANAVDVESGLTTPNEEEARVKELMVQRASRVVLVADASKIGERSFVTFADLSDVDLFVTAGEIDDEVRERFEAEDVTLVVADEEVVTP; from the coding sequence ATGTTACCCGCTGAGCGAAAACGGCGCATCGTGGAACTCGTCACCGCCGCCGACGGCCGATCGGTCGAGGCCCTCGCCGAGGAGCTGGGCTACTCGAAGGCGACGATCCGTCGCGATCTTCAGGAACTGGAGGGCCAGGGCCTCATCGAGCGGTCACACGGCGGTGCGGTCCCGGTGACGAGCGTCGGGCACGAACAGGCGTACGGACAGAAGGAGGTCCAGAACCTCGAGGCGAAACGCGCCATCGCCGAGCGCGCCGTCGAGGAGATCACGGATGGACAGGTCGTCTTCTTCGACGCGGGAACGACGACGATGCAGGTCGCACAGAACGCGCCGAAGGACGGCTCGATGCTCGCGGTGACGAACTCCCCCCGGTTGGCGGTCGAACTCGGTAAGGAGGACAACGACGTCAAACTGACCGGCGGCACGCTCCGGCGGCGGACGCGCTCGCTCGTCGGGCCGACCGCGGAGTCGTTCCTCGAACGGACGAACTTCGATCTGCTGTTTCTGGGTGCGAACGCCGTCGACGTCGAAAGCGGGCTCACGACGCCGAACGAGGAGGAGGCGCGCGTCAAGGAACTGATGGTGCAGCGGGCCTCGCGCGTCGTCCTCGTCGCTGACGCGTCGAAGATCGGCGAGCGGTCATTCGTCACCTTCGCCGACCTCTCGGACGTCGACCTGTTCGTCACCGCCGGCGAGATCGACGACGAGGTCAGAGAGCGGTTCGAGGCCGAGGACGTCACCCTCGTCGTTGCCGACGAAGAGGTGGTGACGCCGTGA
- the pfkB gene encoding 1-phosphofructokinase → MLTVTMNPALDHTLTVAEPLRKGEVVRTDDAKFDAGGKGINVSQYLTALGVDAPATGFLGGPFGQMIGGTLDEEGVARDFVEIGGRTRLNTTVLSPDGEYKINHDGPVVEEGDVDALVERVRDREPERLVVAGSLPRGIGADAVDRLAGAGPWDTAVDMGGSFLGRFDGSYLVCKPNRAELAEATGRAVETIEDAASAAAELRERGYRYVLASLGPDGALLVSESGAVRAPALPVDVVDTVGAGDALLSGFLAGLARGDSTADALRTAVVVAARVVSVSGTSVPSFEDVFERRERVEIRSV, encoded by the coding sequence GTGCTGACGGTGACGATGAACCCGGCGCTCGACCACACGCTCACGGTCGCGGAACCGCTCCGGAAAGGCGAAGTCGTGCGGACCGACGACGCGAAGTTCGACGCCGGCGGGAAGGGGATCAACGTCTCGCAGTACCTCACCGCACTGGGGGTCGACGCCCCCGCGACGGGATTCCTCGGCGGGCCGTTCGGGCAGATGATCGGCGGAACCCTGGACGAGGAAGGTGTCGCCCGCGACTTCGTCGAAATCGGCGGGCGAACCCGCTTGAACACCACGGTGTTGAGCCCCGACGGTGAGTACAAGATCAATCACGACGGCCCGGTGGTCGAAGAGGGAGACGTCGACGCGCTGGTCGAACGGGTGCGCGACCGTGAGCCCGAACGGCTCGTCGTCGCCGGGAGCCTCCCGCGCGGGATCGGCGCCGACGCCGTCGACCGGCTGGCCGGCGCCGGACCCTGGGACACCGCCGTGGATATGGGCGGGTCGTTTCTCGGCCGGTTCGACGGGTCTTACCTCGTATGCAAACCCAACCGGGCGGAACTCGCCGAGGCCACGGGCCGAGCCGTCGAGACGATCGAGGACGCCGCATCGGCCGCCGCCGAGCTCCGCGAGCGCGGATACCGGTACGTCTTGGCGTCGCTCGGCCCCGACGGCGCACTCTTAGTCTCCGAGTCCGGGGCCGTCCGCGCACCGGCGCTGCCGGTCGACGTCGTCGACACCGTCGGCGCGGGCGACGCGCTCCTTTCGGGGTTCTTAGCCGGGCTCGCTCGGGGGGACTCGACCGCGGACGCCCTCCGAACCGCCGTCGTCGTCGCGGCGCGCGTCGTGTCCGTGTCGGGGACGAGCGTCCCCTCCTTCGAGGACGTCTTCGAGCGCCGCGAGCGGGTCGAGATTCGCTCTGTCTGA